The Pseudomonas graminis region GCGCGGCCTATGTGCTTGCAGATTTCAACGAGCGTCGTCAGTTGATCAGCAAGCGCGTCGAAGAGCTCGCCACGCAACACGAAGGCACCGCCATCGTGCCGCCGGCATTGCTTGATGAGGTGACTGCGCTGGTCGAGTGGCCCGTCCCGCTGGTGTGCTCGTTCGAGGAGCGTTTCCTTGAAGTGCCGCAGGAAGCCCTCATCACCACGATGCAGGACAATCAGAAGTACTTCTGCCTGCTGGATGCCGAAGGCAAGCTGCTGCCGCGCTTCATTACGGTCGCGAACATCGACAGCAAGGACCCTTCCCAGATCGTCCACGGCAACGAGAAGGTTGTTCGCCCCCGTCTGACCGACGCCGAGTTCTTCTTCAAGCAGGACAAGAAGCAGAAGCTGGAGACGTTCAACCAGCGCCTGCAGAACGTGGTGTTCCAGGCGCAGTTGGGCACGGTGTTCGACAAGGCCGAGCGCGTTTCCAAGCTAGCCGCGTTCATCGCGCCCCGCATTGGCGGCGATGCTCAGCGCGCCGCGCGTGCAGGCTTGCTGTCCAAGTGCGACCTGGCGACCGAGATGGTCGGCGAGTTCCCCGAAATGCAGGGCGTTGCAGGCTACTACTACGCCTTGGCCGACGGCGAACCCGAAGACGTCGCGCTGGCGTTGAACGAACAGTACATGCCACGTGGCGCTGGTGCTGAATTGCCGGGCACGCTGACTGGCGCCGCTGTTGCCATTGCCGACAAGCTCGACACACTCGTGGGCATCTTCGGCATCGGCATGCTGCCGACCGGTAGCAAAGACCCGTACGCTTTGCGCCGGGCCGCACTGGGCATCCTGCGCATCCTGATCGAGAAGAAACTGGATCTGGATCTGGTCAAAACCGTGCAGTTCGCCGTCGCTCAGTTCGGTGTGAAGATCAAGCCTGCTGGTCTGCCAGAGCAGGTTCTCGAATTCATCTTCGATCGTCTGCGCGCGCGCTATGAAGACGAAGGCGTCGACGTTTCTGTCTACCTGTCGGTGCGCGCTTTGCAGCCCGCTTCGGCGCTGGACTTCGATCAACGTGTTCAGGCTGTTCAGGCCTTCCGCAAGTTGCCTGAGGCTGCAGCATTGGCCGCCGTGAACAAGCGGGTTTCCAATCTGCTGAGCAAGGCAGATGGCAACATCGCCCAGACCGTCGAGCCGAAGTATTTCGATAACGCCAACGAGTTCTCGCTGTACTCGGCGATTCAGCAAGCAGATCAGGCCGTAGCGCCGATGTCCGCGAGCCGTCAGTACAACGAAGCGCTGACCCGTCTTGCGGCACTTCGCGAGCCTGTGGATGCGTTTTTCGAGGCAGTCATGGTCAATGCGGAAGACGCCAGCGTGCGAGCCAACCGGTACGCCTTGCTTGCTCGTCTGAGAAATCTGTTCCTCGGCGTTGCCGACATCTCGTTGTTGAGCTGACAGCGGAGCGGATACCAATGAAGTTGCTGATTCTCGATCGGGACGGGGTGATCAATCAGGACTCCGACGCCTACATCAAGTCGGTGGAGGAATGGGTTCCGATCCCTGGCTCAATCGAGGCAATTGCGCAACTGAGCAAAGCCGGCTGGACGGTGGCAGTGGCTACCAACCAGTCTGGCATCGCTCGCGGTTACTACGATCTCGCAACGCTCGATGCCATGCACGCACGCCTGCGTGAACTCGTGGCGGAGGAGGGTGGCGAGGTCGGACTGGTTGTTTATTGCCCCCATGGGCCGGACGCGAGTTGCGATTGCCGCAAGCCAAAACCGGGGATGCTGAAGACAATTGCCCGCCATTACGCCATCGATTTACGTGGCGTGTGGTTTGTAGGCGATAGCAAGGGTGACCTGGAGGCGGCGGTGGCCGTCGATTCACAACCTGTTCTGGTCATGACCGGCAAAGGTCAGAAGACGCGAAGCGGTGCATTACCCGCAGGCACGTTGGTTTTTGACGATCTGGCGGCGGTTGCCGCAGAACTTATTCACAACAGCGCCCCGTTGAACGGCTAACGGCTATTCAACGGCTCGCTCAATTCGGGTAATTTCCCGTAACGGTAAAAGCAGCTATGTCGATTGTGCAGGCCATCAGGATTTTCTTCTTTTACCTGCTGCTGGGCACTACCGCCCTGCTGTGGTGTTCGCTGAGTTTCTTTATTGCACCTTTCCTGCCGTTCCGTCTTCGTTATCGCTTCATCAATGTGTACTGGTGCCGCTGCGCCTTGTGGCTGACCCGCGTTTTCCTCAACATCAAAGTCAACGTCACCGGCCAGGAAAATATTCCCGAGACACCGTGCGTGATTGTCTCCAACCACCAGAGCACGTGGGAAACGTTTTTTCTCTCGGCCCACTTTCAGCCTTTGAGCCAAGTGCTTAAGCGGGAGCTGTTGTACGTGCCATTCTTTGGCTGGGCCATGGCGATGCTGCGTCCCATCGCCATCGATCGCAACAATCCCAAAGCCGCGCTTAAAGTCGTGGCAAAGAAAGGCGACGAGTTGCTAAAAGACCGGGTCTGGGTGCTGATCTTCCCTGAAGGCACACGCGTACCCTACGGCCAGATCGGAAAGTTCTCGCGCAGTGGTTCGGCACTGGCCGTAAACGCTGACTTGCCCGTTCTGCCTATTTCCCACAATGCCGGCCGCTATTGGCCGAAAGAGGGATGGGGCAAAAAGCAGGGCACTATTGAAGTTGTGATTGGCGAACCGATGTACGCAGAGGGGACTGGTCCTCGCGCAATTGCTGCGCTTAACGATCGAGTGTCAGCGTGGAACGAACAAACCCAGCGCGACTTGGGATCGCCCGCAATGCCCGCACCTGCACCCGAGAAAACACCGGCGTGAATTGTGGATAACCTGTGCACGAATAAATCAGAACCTGAAGAATTCGCTGCTAACTCGTTAATTTAAATGCTTATTTCTTCAGGCGCTCAAAACGCCAAAACGTGCATAAGTTTTTTCTCATCGTCTGCCGATGACCTGAAAAGACCGGTCTTGAGCCTGTGCAGCCCAAGACCGTTATGT contains the following coding sequences:
- the glyS gene encoding glycine--tRNA ligase subunit beta, with product MSAQDFLVELGTEELPPKALNTLADAFMAGIEKGLQAAGLTYSAKQVYAAPRRLAVLITQLATEQPDRSVNLDGPPRQAAFDADGNPTQAALGFAKKCGVDLSEIDQSGPKLRYSQSIPGKPTLSLLPTIIEDSLNDLPIPKRMRWGARKEEFVRPTQWLVMLFGDQVVDCTILAQTSGRESRGHRFHHPDSVRISSPANYASDLRAAYVLADFNERRQLISKRVEELATQHEGTAIVPPALLDEVTALVEWPVPLVCSFEERFLEVPQEALITTMQDNQKYFCLLDAEGKLLPRFITVANIDSKDPSQIVHGNEKVVRPRLTDAEFFFKQDKKQKLETFNQRLQNVVFQAQLGTVFDKAERVSKLAAFIAPRIGGDAQRAARAGLLSKCDLATEMVGEFPEMQGVAGYYYALADGEPEDVALALNEQYMPRGAGAELPGTLTGAAVAIADKLDTLVGIFGIGMLPTGSKDPYALRRAALGILRILIEKKLDLDLVKTVQFAVAQFGVKIKPAGLPEQVLEFIFDRLRARYEDEGVDVSVYLSVRALQPASALDFDQRVQAVQAFRKLPEAAALAAVNKRVSNLLSKADGNIAQTVEPKYFDNANEFSLYSAIQQADQAVAPMSASRQYNEALTRLAALREPVDAFFEAVMVNAEDASVRANRYALLARLRNLFLGVADISLLS
- the gmhB gene encoding D-glycero-beta-D-manno-heptose 1,7-bisphosphate 7-phosphatase, producing the protein MPMKLLILDRDGVINQDSDAYIKSVEEWVPIPGSIEAIAQLSKAGWTVAVATNQSGIARGYYDLATLDAMHARLRELVAEEGGEVGLVVYCPHGPDASCDCRKPKPGMLKTIARHYAIDLRGVWFVGDSKGDLEAAVAVDSQPVLVMTGKGQKTRSGALPAGTLVFDDLAAVAAELIHNSAPLNG
- a CDS encoding lysophospholipid acyltransferase family protein, whose product is MSIVQAIRIFFFYLLLGTTALLWCSLSFFIAPFLPFRLRYRFINVYWCRCALWLTRVFLNIKVNVTGQENIPETPCVIVSNHQSTWETFFLSAHFQPLSQVLKRELLYVPFFGWAMAMLRPIAIDRNNPKAALKVVAKKGDELLKDRVWVLIFPEGTRVPYGQIGKFSRSGSALAVNADLPVLPISHNAGRYWPKEGWGKKQGTIEVVIGEPMYAEGTGPRAIAALNDRVSAWNEQTQRDLGSPAMPAPAPEKTPA